In Corylus avellana chromosome ca2, CavTom2PMs-1.0, the following proteins share a genomic window:
- the LOC132169872 gene encoding F-box/kelch-repeat protein At3g06240-like, producing the protein MAKDLPADLVAQILVWLPVVSLLRCKCVSKSWYALITHQSFIRKHLLHNNNSSNTLLLLNTFNFTTLDFVLSTISYETLQLSLTQPAHPWSFWNIKKGMISVAGSCNGLVCLHASSSEFEVVIWNPATRETKVVPKSNLPRLLPAGYKTIIDSFQFGFDAKTNDYKIINLIRPFDVDVAARSFRSGGIIQSEVYSLSADSWRTCDSPLCCTGELKIDGLNTYINGMASWSASVGWEGVLSFDMSDEVFLKTPVPDDVLNNCNRHFFLLKESIAMAVGIVVDYLMWFDIWLLLEVGVKDSWTRLFSIGPFPDYIERPLGFWKSGIMFFENLDGQMVLYDPSTKEMTNLPIQGETDVSQLVTYMETLVSVNGRK; encoded by the coding sequence ATGGCCAAGGATTTGCCTGCAGACTTGGTGGCCCAGATTCTGGTATGGCTTCCGGTGGTCTCTCTCTTAAGATGCAAGTGCGTCTCCAAATCCTGGTACGCTCTTATTACTCACCAAAGCTTCATAAGAAAACACCTCCtacacaacaacaacagcagcaaCACTCTCCTTCTCCTCAATACGTTCAATTTTACCACCCTAGATTTCGTTTTATCCACTATTTCTTATGAAACACTCCAATTATCCCTTACACAACCTGCACATCCATGGAGTTTTTGGAACATCAAGAAGGGTATGATTAGTGTTGCGGGTTCTTGCAATGGTCTCGTTTGTCTCCACGCTTCATCATCTGAATTCGAAGTTGTTATATGGAATCCTGCAACTAGAGAAACAAAGGTTGTCCCCAAATCAAACCTGCCCCGCCTCCTCCCCGCTGGCTATAAGACCATAATTGATTCTTTCCAATTTGGTTTTGATGCCAAAACTAATGACTACAAGATAATCAACCTTATTAGGCCCTTTGACGTCGACGTCGCGGCTAGATCATTCCGAAGTGGAGGGATTATCCAAAGTGAGGTATACAGCTTAAGTGCCGATTCTTGGAGAACATGTGATAGCCCCCTGTGTTGTACTGGTGAGCTTAAGATCGATGGCTTGAACACATACATCAATGGGATGGCTTCTTGGTCGGCATCTGTTGGTTGGGAGGGTGTCTTGTCATTTGACATGAGCGACGAGGTATTCCTAAAAACACCAGTGCCAGATGATGTTTTGAATAATTGTAATAGACACTTTTTCTTGTTGAAGGAATCGATTGCTATGGCAGTTGGTATCGTGGTTGATTATCTTATGTGGTTTGATATATGGTTATTGCTTGAAGTTGGTGTGAAGGACTCCTGGACTAGACTTTTCTCTATTGGACCGTTTCCAGATTATATTGAGCGACCATTAGGATTCTGGAAGAGTGGCATCATGTTCTTTGAAAATCTTGACGGACAGATGGTCTTGTATGACCCCTCAACCAAAGAAATGACAAATCTCCCAATTCAGGGAGAAACAGACGTGTCGCAATTGGTTACTTACATGGAGACCCTAGTTTCTGTTAATGGGaggaaatga